One window of Deltaproteobacteria bacterium genomic DNA carries:
- a CDS encoding CcmD family protein — MSKIGYLTIAYTVIWAAVLFYLLRLGVMRRNLEKKLSSVEERLKGREQD; from the coding sequence ATGAGTAAAATCGGTTATCTCACAATAGCATATACTGTAATCTGGGCTGCTGTCCTGTTTTATCTGTTACGGCTCGGTGTCATGAGGAGAAATCTCGAGAAAAAGCTGTCAAGTGTCGAGGAACGATTGAAGGGTCGGGAACAGGATTGA